A genomic region of Raphanus sativus cultivar WK10039 chromosome 6, ASM80110v3, whole genome shotgun sequence contains the following coding sequences:
- the LOC108815762 gene encoding uncharacterized protein LOC108815762 — translation MTDSAPQSETEAYGLLRTAYFDSGEPDEPPSDHTGGEPVHGEHDEHSEFRKKVRDAETPLYLTCSKHTKVSAIMALYRIKVKSGMSVAYFDQLLSTLHDMLPEGNVLPKSTDSIKKFLKIFGLGYDMIHACKNDCILYRKQYEELETCPRCSASRWEIDKHNNEEKKGIPAKVLRYFPIKDRFKRMFRSSRMAEDLRWHANNATEDGIMRHPVDSLSWAQVNNKWPEFSSEARNLRLGLSTDGMSPFSLQNTKYSTWPVLLVNYNLPPTQCMKAENIMVTMLIPGPTALSNNIDVYDSFLKDKFTLKAMLLWTISDYPALGTLAGCKVKGKQACNVCGKDTPNRWLKFSRKKSNVLSEEQVAEDEENDETSDQWRWKKRSIFFDLPYWKDLPVRHNIDVMHVEKNLSDALLSTLMQSAKSKDGLKARQDLEDIGIRKNLHTQVRGKRFYLPPATYWLSKEEKKIFFQRLSAFRGPDGYCGNIGNSVSINPPSIGSLKSHDHHVLIQNLLPAALRGLLPRGPRVAVTRVCNYFNRLCQRAIDAEKLITLENEFVETMCQLERFFPPSLFDIMFHLPLHLAREARLGGPVHFRWMYPFERYMKTLKAYVKNFARPEACMAEGYLAGECIAFCLEFLKSVVPVEEVLNRNEDLQSDGMVIEGRPLQKGTEVILSEKDRDIAHRYVLMNMAIMDLMNLQELQDNDVRLATNETLLWKHHTQQFAEWVKNKIPSNSKDHSTKLRWLAFGPRFTAHTHKGFVINGNRFHIQSVKRKTQNSGVTYEAFNMCKSSARDTRHTADMVTYYGVITEIILLDYHMFSVPLFKCNWANRGYGVKEEDGFTLVNLHVNQTPYLQDPYILPSQAKHVFYSRR, via the exons ATGACTGATAGTGCCCCTCAATCAGAAACTGAGGCTTATGGTTTGCTAAGGACGGCTTATTTTGATAGTGGTGAACCTGATGAACCGCCATCTGATCACACTGGAGGAGAGCCTGTACATGGTGAACATGATGAACACTCGGAGTTTAGGAAGAAGGTGAGAGATGCTGAAACTCCATTGTACTTGACATGTAGCAAGCACACCAAAGTTTCTGCGATCATGGCCCTTTACCGCATCAAAGTAAAGAGTGGAATGTCAGTGGCTTACTTTGATCAGCTACTGTCGACATTACATGACATGCTACCGGAAGGCAATGTACTACCAAAGTCGACTGATTCGATTAAGAAGTTCTTGAAGATTTTTGGGCTTGGCTACGATATGATTCATGCGTGCAAGAACGATTGTATTCTCTATAGGAAGCAATATGAGGAGTTGGAAACCTGCCCACGATGTAGTGCTTCTAGATGGGAAATTGATAAGCACAATaatgaagaaaagaaaggaaTTCCAGCAAAGGTCCTAAGGTATTTTCCGATCAAAGACAGATTCAAGAGGATGTTTAGATCATCAAGGATGGCTGAGGATTTGCGATGGCATGCCAACAATGCCACTGAAGATGGTATAATGCGACACCCTGTTGACTCGTTATCTTGGGCTCAAGTGAATAATAAGTGGCCAGAGTTTTCTAGTGAAGCAAGAAACCTTCGACTCGGTCTGTCAACCGATGGTATGAGCCCTTTCTCTCTCCAGAACACAAAGTATAGTACTTGGCCGGTGTTGTTAGTCAACTACAACTTGCCACCAACTCAGTGTATGAAGGCTGAGAACATCATGGTGACTATGTTGATCCCTGGACCGACGGCTCTGAGCAACAACATTGAT GTATACGACTCATTCCTGAAAGACAAGTTTACACTAAAAGCTATGTTGTTGTGGACTATAAGCGACTACCCGGCTCTAGGGACTTTGGCAGGTTGCAAAGTTAAAGGGAAACAAGCATGCAATGTTTGTGGAAAGGATACACCAAATAGGTGGCTCAAGTTTAGTCGCAA gaagagcaATGTCTTGTCAGAAGAGCAGGTGGCTGAAGACGAAGAAAATGACGAAACGAGTGATCAATGGAGGTGGAAGAAACGATCAATATTCTTCGATTTACCCTACTGGAAG GATTTGCCGGTGCGTCACAACATCGATGTCATGCACGTGGAAAAGAACTTGTCTGATGCATTATTATCAACACTGATGCAGAGTGCTAAGTCAAAAGATGGCCTCAAAGCGAGACAGGACTTAGAAGATATTGGAATCCGGAAAAACTTGCACACACAGGTACGGGGAAAGAGATTCTACTTGCCTCCAGCAACTTATTGGCTCAGTAAGGAAgagaaaaagatattttttcaaAGGTTGTCTGCGTTCAGAGGCCCTGACGGCTACTGTGGTAATATTGGTAACAGTGTTTCAATTAACCCTCCTTCGATTGGGAGTCTTAAGTCCCATGATCATCATGTACTAATCCAAAATCTGTTACCTGCTGCGTTACGAGGGTTGCTTCCTAGAGGACCAAGAGTGGCAGTAACTCGAGTATGTAATTACTTCAACAGATTGTGTCAGCGTGCTATTGACGCGGAGAAGCTGATAACTTTGGAAAATGAATTTGTGGAGACAATGTGCCAACTCGAGCGGTTTTTCCCTCCATCGCTCTTCGATATCATGTTCCACCTTCCTTTACACCTAGCAAGAGAGGCACGTTTAGGAGGTCCTGTGCACTTTCGTTGGATGTATCCATTTGAGag ATACATGAAAACACTGAAGGCATATGTAAAGAATTTTGCTAGGCCAGAAGCATGTATGGCTGAGGGGTACTTAGCTGGAGAATGCATAGCCTTTTGTTTAGAGTTCCTGAAAAGTGTTGTACCAGTTGAAGAAGTACTTAACCGTAATGAAGATCTTCAGTCTGATGGAATGGTTATTGAAGGTCGACCACTGCAAAAGGGAACAGAGGTTATTCTTTCAGAGAAAGATAGAGACATAGCACATCGATATGTTTTGATGAATATGGCTATTATGGATCT gatgaacttACAAGAACTGCAAGATAATGATGTTCGATTAGCAACAAATGAAACTTTGTTATGGAAGCATCACACCCAACAATTTGCTGAATGGGTGAAGAATAAG ATACCTTCTAACTCAAAGGATCATTCTACGAAGCTGAGGTGGTTGGCCTTTGGACCAAGGTTTACTGCTCATACCCATAAAGGTTTTGTCATTAACGGGAACCGATTTCACATACAATCCGTTAAACGAAAGACTCAGAATAGTGGAGTCACTTACGAAGCTTTCAACATGTGTAAATCTTCTGCAAGAGATACAAGACATACAGCCGATATGGTCACATATTATGGAGTGATAACAGAGATCATTCTCCTCGACTACCACATGTTCAGCGTTCCTTTATTCAAGTGTAATTGGGCGAACAGAGGCTACGGTGTTAAGGA